DNA from Rosa rugosa chromosome 6, drRosRugo1.1, whole genome shotgun sequence:
CCCACCGCCGGTTGCAGTCCAATTCCAATACTCTATCCAAAACTCTAACACAACTCTCCAATTCACCACCGCCATCTCTCAACTGCTTTCTCGAATCATCCAGTAGCTCCGCCCGCTCTTCGAAACCATCACTTTTCGCTTTCTCCTTCTCTATGCTCTCCAAATCGAAACTCCCCCGCAAGCCTCCGAAATCCTATCGATCAAGCTTTGAAGTAGCAGCAGAAACTCGGTGCGCAAACGCAGACTGGATGTGGACAAGCAGGTGGTCGGCGACGATGGTGACTCAGAAAGAGTTCACAAACGAAGCCGAGACCTGTTGCCCGTCACCGCCACCAATTTTGAGACTGCCCTACGGTTCCCAGTCGGCTCCGCCACTTTGAACTTTGATGCTGGATGTAAGTGTCGGGAACCAGATTTTGGAGGGGAGAGAGACAGAAAGGAGAGATCGATCTGCAGAATGAGGAGCAAGGACAATGATGTAGTTTGTTAATTAGGTGGAGGGTAGAAAAGTCAATTtactttaaattgggtaagtggaaataaaaatttgttactggggtaagtgggataattttggctcattttggtgcttttggtcaaggaccctatttAATATGGAAATCTAACTTTGCTAAAAGTGAAATTCAACACATTTAAATGTGAGCCAAATTATGAAGGAGAAATTTTAAGAACTATACATGACATATGGGCCATTCCGAAGTTCGACACATTAGGTTTCAAAGAACTAATATTGGTACATGAAGTTACAATTCCGACACACTTTTAGTACATGACGTCAATAACACTGTTAACTCTATGCAATTATTCAATTTTCAAAGGGTGATTTTggattttcctctctctctctctctgagctaCTTCAAGCTACACATTTTCTTCAAAAGCTTCATCCCATCATCAGTGATCTTACCACACATCTTTAGTACCAATTTGTTGAGCGTTTTCAAGGTAGACCCAGTTGCCAAACAACTCAATCCACGATCGGTAACGTTGCAACATCTCTTCAACTTCAAAATCGTAGCCGAAGACGAAGCAATTGCTCTAAGAGCTGGATCCCCAATCAAGTTATGTCCCAATTCCAAAGAGTGATGATCGGGAAATGGGAAGAGATTGTGGAATTATGTGATTGGGGACTTGGGTTTGATgggtttgttgagaagttagaTGGGTGTATGGAGGAAAAAGCAGAGGAGAAATGAGTTTGGTAGGGTGAGGTGTTTGGGTCTCAGTTGGAAAGCCAATATTATTGGTGAAAACAAAGAAGACTAACATGAAGAAGGGATTGCAGAATTTGGGGTTTTAAGAAATGGGTTTTGGCCACCGGTGAGGTAAAAGTGGTTGGGAGGAAAGGTTATTAGAGACATGTAATCAACTTCAACCTTAATTCTGCATTTTCAGTTTTGATGGGtttgtactctctctctctctctctctcactctctcaacaACCACACCTTAAGAAGCTTGCTCTTCCCAGATTTCTAGATCATGAGCTCCTTCAGCAGCACCACCAACTTCGACAACCTGATGCTCCAAATCCTCATGGGTCGCCTTCAAATCCAACCCCCAACCACCACCAATAACAACTCATTCCTTTCCCAAACCCTTGAAGACCTCCTCTTCGAAGCCGCCAATCTCTTCAGCGGCGACGACGACAACCACAACAGACCCAGCTCGCCAAGGAGAAGTCCAAGCTTGGGTAGATTAAGAATATGTAATGGTGTAATGGAGTATTGTGTACTcatttggggagagagagagagagagagagagagagagagagatgataggatcattttaatgcgatgttttaatagttatttcctcatattttacttagttatttccttaaataaataaattttaatttagtttctattttttaggtacatcggagaaaatgacaaggaaatgagcttaaagacacatgaGAAAGATGTGAGACGTTGGAGATAACAAAGGCAAAgcacaagggatgcagaaatgagctgaaatgaagtaTTCCTGGTCCGattaggaatcccagtcaaagtaggaatcctaatgaggctaggaaacctgagggcactaggagaccatgtggcttcaagatgactcaaaactcaagattcttctagaatacttgagaattttcggcaaaatgaaGAACCCTAGATATTATACGGTCTTGGAGGTAAAATGAGTAATTTTTGGGCATAAATACATGATTTTCcgtgaaaataaaagaatattcaagaaagtgacgtttttgaagTTATCATGGAGAGTTTTAAGAGATTTATAATATTCAGGAAtgttgaaaacaggtccagatacattccttgagctCTACACTCCATCCTTGGCCGAAATtgagataaataagaaaataatcatgtaattgatgcaaaaataatctccctagaatcaaggtgcTAATTTGAAGGCTTCTTATTGGTTGAATGACATAGGAAGGATGATGTGGAATTATCTGATTGGCTAATGCTatgtggatcaatcttgaaggcTTTGAGACCAAGTTTCCATCCTCCAATAAATAGAAGCATCATTGACACCAGTTTTCCCATAATTCTACAcacaaaaattctctccattctctagtcttctagCTCtgtgtctcaaccaaggaggagaagaagtcatgcaatacatcaaaatCCTaaccgccatccacccttgtgtcgtccctagaagattgcttacTTTCAagaatcttcaagttcttcgtctcaaggctttatcattcatctttcgcggtgtatttcatactttgttttcctttgttttcgtagagttatgaattctagttaacatgacgttaaggaaAAAGTTTAAAGcctgtttatatgttttgaaataaagatgtgatttctatatgtgggtttctatgttgcttatgggagattgcttaattgattttggattacagaaaacttgtatatgtttatgttctttggtggccaacttaggatatatgcatataattggagctagatttaggtaaacaattcacccaatagttttgtgaacctatttcataagtagtaaaggctttggacaaaagtcgaaattaattaaggaggattgcaaatagatgaactttttcatactaggttgtgcaatttggttgacatcctttctttgttcttcatgcattgaatgtgttcttgagtagctagctttctagattatggttgcatgttcaataggattgatctaggtgctttcacttagatcaattattcaaggaaagtaatatatgagaaatcgtttgcttattaacgtttcacatggtcaattctttctcatgacatagaaaatcaactataggaattgtaactggatttcttgcatatggatgtggttttgatctctgttccttgcgttccacccttgtttatatgtttttacattttctttattttttttatttaatttttgatttaataatcctaacccccccccccccccccctatttctgtttacttgtatatatcaacattctttgttttatttttgtaaataatactttattattttattaattctttatttttttatgcaattacaggtgtaccatcaatccccggcttgaatgATCGATCcttacttattctatactgacaactacattttgtagggttaaattgtgcgcttgtttttagcgtatcaagagagagagagagagagagaatatttttctgtttatttttttttcatcaataaGGCTTGAAGAGACAGATTTGCCCCTCAAAGTTTGACGGAAAGCACCCTAAATAATAGAAAGAGTAACGACATAGACATATTTTGGGTCGGAATTGCAACTTCATGTACCGATATTAATTCTTTAAAACTTGATGTACTGAACTTCGGAATGGCCCATATGTCGTGTACAGTTCTTAAAATTTTTCCACGGAGGTGTGTGATTTTAACTACGATAAAAGTGATTTTGATTGCGTTCCGTGGGCATAGTTGTTGTTGGATTCTCTATTTACTTCATCTTAAATAATAAGTATTGAAAGAACTTCATTGTTCTGTTAATTTATGATCTGAATTCCGTATTTTACATGCAATTAACGCATTATTGTACATTTAAAACTGAATTTGCTTCTCGATCTATTACATCGGTCAATAGCTACTCAATCCCCGTTTAGTCAACTTAAAATAGTTGGAAGATGTAAAGTGATTCTCTCCAATTCCCCTTCCGGAATGGGAGAAGGGTTTGCATCTGCTCCAGCAGTGacctttttttatatattttttttaacccTCTTTTAGGCAATTCATAATTCAGCTCGATCACGAAATAAAATCCAGTACACTTGTATATCCAGATATCCATGACAGGATCTCTTGTTCTCGTCGTCGGCTCCGGCAATGCCGGTAACTTCCCTCTTCCTCTGATTCTACTTATTTTCTACTCTATTGGGTAGTTCAAATCCTAGGACTTTTGTCAATGCTAGGAATCGAATCGAGTATGATGGATTGGATTCTTCGTGTTGTTAGTTATGTCCGAGGACATGGCGAAAAATGGATATGAAGACATAATGAACATTGACATCTCATCAGTGGCTATCAACCTCATGAAGACCAGAAACAAGCACATCCCTCAGTTGAAATGTAACCAAACTCCTCGTTAGAATCTCTACCCACTACACTTTTATGTTGTATTGTCTATAGTAACTTggcgtttttattttttgttttgtttttgattccTTAATAGACAAGCAAATGGATGTGAGGGATATGAGCTTCTTCCCAGATGAATCCTTTGACGGTATTATTGATAAAGGTACAGAGTCTGTTTATttgttttggttgatttttAAAATACACGGTATCGTATACTAATTGAAAATACCCAACGGAACGATATTGTGTTATAAACAAAAGAACAACTTAACTACAAGAGTACTATATCAAGAGGGACACAGAaattgctaacgcagtgtaaacctcttcactgaggaaacttcactcgtggcttttaacgtagccaacacgaaagatcaatccaatatgaatcaaatgaGTTTACAGTATACAAGTTGTGTTGTTCATAACATACACAttcacttagcaacaaatgctaacttgattTACAACTGATCTAACTTTTACTTGATTGTCAATCTATCGACTCTAATCAAATCACTGATCTTTCTTGTTCTCAATGTCTCACTGATCTTTGAGAATGATTTATATATGAAAGTACTGGACAACACAAGAGAAAACATGAAACAAATAACGAGAGTTTTCAGAAAAATGGTTTTTGACAAAAACCCATGGTTCAAGTGTGAACAATCATTTTATGCTGCAGATGAAAACCCTAAACATGTATTAGTTTCGAAGCCTTTTATACAAGAGGAaaactgtaataccccgaaaaatccaaattaaattccgtggatttttagaaatgatttcacgataataggagcgagtacgaagcttggaaaagttgtggaattagttcgaacgatttaattttcgaaaacgaacgtttttagggggtcaacaaagttgactttttatacgttcaaaatttgggaaaacttccttcatgaaagttgtagagctcgtcgatacgagttcgtggacatgtggaacgcaatattcggagttcgtatgattaagttatgaatatttgaaaattaggaattttctataaatatcgaaaaaaaaatcagaaatttcatttgaggacgaaattttattctttttgctGAACGgtccccgaaaccctccgttctctctcctcagaaccGTCGGGTACcagctgacccgacccggcttttctgccgcctccggcgtcctctggctcaggacccggcgcctcccgaactcgccgccgcacgctcagtcgcctggtggtgtcatcttgctccgccgctgcccccagaagtggatcgaagcccccccgaagctagaacccgacccgaccggaaaaccacttttccggtgttgcacgggccgatcctccccatttttgtgatctcctccttcccctgatcatcctcatatcctccttgcttgacgatttggagtgtggagtgaaagatcacgagttgaaaatttcgacgtccctgattcaatctggaatctgatcagacgcacgagattaatccaacttcaacgcttgatctaggacgatctaggccaaaccagacttagctccaggtatggaagtcgaccaccctttcattttgaaccagtttgtagttggtcactttagCGTCTGAGGTGGTTGGCCGgtgttgaccgccgcgttgaccgccgtctgacctccgcatgtggcggcgcgtcggaccatattttgagtttatattatctggacggtgatctatgcatccatacgagcgttttgatatattacaaggttatgttagaaaaagttggtaaatagtggatttacgtttttacgttactatttacggtttttacgttttatcttcggtttacgatctgcgaagatcagaccatcggttttacttcaaattttagtatgttgatcgtatgactgtcccggtgactttgtgaggtcacgggcgaagatccgaccgttggatcttcgtataattgagaaatagtgattcggaaggcgattcgtgagaatccgaccgtcggattttcatataattttgtggagatgttagtaagggcgattcaggaagatctgaccgttggatcttcgtgataattttggaggatgatcctaagggcgatccgtgaggatccgaccgttggatcatcatataaatttgatctgaccgttggatcatcattaaattagaatccgaccgttggatttctgtatatgtgtggtctatgaatgatttctaagttaagatcgtgtttgactaggtggttgatggattgattggtgaacgatttcggatcgttgtttttgagctgttaagaagacgcagcgggaatttagaggtgagtaaacctcacgtggttcatattacgaaccgaataaatttatttaccttattttgtcgtaattgtgtgaaaatatttatggaataaatatttgttttaaaatcatatggacttgatcaattacggtccataggtaagtaaaatggttttaattatacaaaatgaatttcacgattttcttgtgtgaactatagttggtattagtggtcattcctgagtgggtgattacgtatatatatatttacgtgattatatgtggaatggtgtgacattgaagagtgtggaatttgggatgattaaaatactatgaattgaaatttgacttatcatatttatatgtgatgatcatgattgatgagtgcttgttaatattcatgatttacattggagtatgtatagagttggagaatgtaggattctgaggacgaggtgtccgaagtttgacggttatggataaccggagtgtttgtgtactgaggacggggatgtccaaagtgcgacggtttattattaaccgaagttgtgtactgaggacggggatgtccaaagtgcgacggtttattattaaccgaagttgtgtaccgaggacggggatgtccaaagtgcgacggtttattattaaccgaagtatatggtgctgaggacggggatgtccaaagcgcgacggttatagtgttaaccgaagtatttttgccgttgcttgaccctaggccaaggtgtcagaggtaacgaggcagttagagctctaacgtgttattgggatggaccagagtggtgttatgtgggttgggtgtttgcaggaccagtgtggtgtattgtgatttgaggattgtgaaaatgtattccttgtggttttccatgagtggtttgatgtctctttgcagacgtaatactgttgaattttacttgaattgtaatttaataaatcaacagttctttcttgtttactcatactggctgtaaaaagcttaccgggttttgtgttgttgcaactcccggtacactattcaaattgtgtagcgggtaatcctacaggacaggagaaccaggacggtgatcgtgcggttagagcaatggttatagttttacagcaattgtaatagtgaggcgagttaagctcatttgagccttacaatttgatttggtgggagtgtgctgtaataaataacttgaggatttgggttattgtaaatttgagagttgtgaagtgtggttgtttgtgagaaaaaaattcaggatgttagttgtaatttgttattattcatgtttcggatttgaattgattattcaaaattcggggcgtgacaaaaacTCCCCCTCAAACAAATCTTTTCTTTAATCATCAAATAAGATAGATATAGAAAGATATCAAAACTTATTTGTTATGCATGCAAAAAATTCTTTAATGCAAAATGCACCAAATCAATTTAATAGACATGTAAATCAATTTAAATTGTGCAACATGATTTGgaatgaatatatattaaactcaagatcagtttccatccttttgCTTGATCGtatcttcctctttgtttccTTGAAGCTCCGGTTTCCTTGTGACAATGGGAAATCATGCATTGAATGGTAATGGCCCAATATACTTACACTAATGTTGTCTTCTATGCCTTGATAATATATTGCTGCTGTCACCACTTATTGCACGTGCGATCTGTCGAAACCTTGATATAGGTTGCTCTGCTTATTCAGTCAAGTCATTTACAAATAGAAGATTTACTGGTTCAACTATGAGACACCAATATTGAAATAAGACCTTAGTAAATAAAGCTACCAAATGGAATGTTTccgaaaattttcagaagtcaTTAACCTCCAATGATCCCTCAGCTATGATCCTAAATGATTCTAATACTATTAAATCCTCAGATGTgggtaatagaaaaatagacgGCAATGTGAAGAGAAGTTCAAGAAAGAAGAGTAGAAAGAAGGGAAAGCAGAGCAAGAAAGTTTCATGCAATGTTGGCTCTACTGACCACGAAGTGATTTCTGAGGAATATGGCAATGTAAACTCAGCTTCTGAAACCTGTGGTAACAAGGACGGGGATGGACCAGCACCATCTTCAACTGCACCAGAAATTTCATTGCTAGATTCTAAGAATTCCAGTGATGAGATGGGCACTGTGAGTAATTTTGAAAATCATATTGTACTGGAAGACTCTGCATTTCCCATCTTAGATGGGGTGGAGGCTATTCAGCATACAAAGGCAAGCTGTTACAATGATCTCTATACCAAAGGTTACTCTGAGATGCATGACTCCTACGTTTTGGATTCAATTTCAATTGGCTCAAACAGTGATGGTAGTACTAATCTTGGTCATGATGAAAAACATACTAAGAAGGAAATGTACAACAGATATATCTGACCCAGCAGATTTGAGTTCTTGAAAGGGATATTTTACTGATCGAAGGTCACTGAATGATGTTGTAAACACCTATAACCACACTGAGGACGCAGGGCAGGGTACTCATGATTTTGGCAGTAGTAGCGACATGAAATTTGTTGTGCCTAACAAGAGAAGTAGACAAAACAAAGTAGGACAACGGAGTGCAAATGTTCCCAAATCTGGTAGTGTTGGGAATATGCGTACAGGGGTCTGGCAAAAGGTCCTGAAGAATGATGCCAATGATTGCACTGGTGAATTGAAGAAAGCAAGTTCTGTTTACTCAAGGCTTGATCTCCCTTTGAGAGAGGCTCCCATGCTCAATAAAACCTGTAATGCTGTTGATATTAATGTCTTTTTGTAGAGTGAAAATAGGAAACAGCAAAAAGATAAGGTCTCAAAaaagttgaaaagaaaaaatgctcCAGCATTGAAACGAGAATACAATTGTTATTCCAGGAAGGGATCTCATGCTAGCTTGGCTGGCTCAGATGGTTCTTTGAAGCTTCGGATGGATCAGAGTTATATATCAGATATCTTGTCTCAGGCGAAGGACAAGAAACCTAGTCGTCCAACGGCTGGATTCCAGAGCAGCAAAGTAGAATGCATGAACTCCGTATCAGTTCAAAGCATGCAACTCTGTCCAAATGAGATTGGTCATCTTGAAAATGTGTGTAAAACCGTCTCAGGCATGAAGAATCAAAATGTAGGAAATCAGGATGGCTCAATGCAAAAAACATGCAATTCCTGGAAGGAACCAAGTCTGCTTCAGGTGCAATCTTCAGTCTACCTTCCTCATCTACTTTATGATGCAGCAAGTCAAGAAGTACTGAGACAAATCCCTCTTGCAGAAAGCAGCAAGCAAAACCGGAGTAGTTCTGGATCTCTTACACACAAGTGGATGCCAATCGGGTTGAAGGACTCTGAGTTGGCAAGCGCTGCTAGATCTGAGAGTTCAATGCTTGAACATTCTGATGAGGGAGCTTCTAAGAGATAGACGATTAAAGACACTGTTAAAGGCAATGTGGTTTCTAAAGCTGCAGTTGAGTCCATGGCTCAGGGTTCTGGACATGTAACTCGTTCTTCTGATGACACAGAGGGCAGGCTTCCTACATCAAATGCAGTTGAAGAGGTGGCCAACAACAAGCTTCATGCAGCTAACTATGTGAATAGTTATGATGTATCCAAAGGTCTAAATGCTTTTGAAGCTTATTCAAACAGAGTATTAGAAGCAGTAAATAATGCTTGTAGGGCACAGCTGGCATCTGAAGCTGTTCAAATGACCACTGGTCATCCAATTGCCGAATTTGAAAGACTTCTGTATTATTCGTCTCCCGTTATCCATCAATCACCTAGCCACACAAGTTGTCACACTTGCTGTTCATGGAACCAGGTTGACCAGGTTGGTGGTGTGTCATTGTGCAGACATGAGACACCAAATATCACTTTAGGATGCCTATGGGAGTGGTATGAGAAATATGGGAGCTATGGGCTGGAAATAAGGGCTGAGGAACCTGGGAGTCCAAAGAAATTGGGTGCTGATCGTTTAGCATTTCGTGCTTATTTTGTCCCTTATTTGTCAGGAATTCAGCTTTTCAGGAATGGTAGGAGTACTGGTACTGGAGATATTGACAATAGACTTCACAATCATCAAGTGTTAAGCGCATGCTGGAGTGGTGAGATATCCAGAAAATCCTCTAGTATTGGTAGTCTTCCAATATATTCACTACTTTTTTCTCATCTTGATTGCAAGGAAGATGCAGTCATCCCACCACTTGTAAACGAACTGGGTATTCCAGAAGCTTTTGCCAAAGATGCACCTGTTCAATCAGCTGACACAACAGGTTTCAGTGATTTAGAGCAACTTTTAGAATATTTTGAATATGAACAACCTCAACAAAGACGACCTCTATATGACAAGTAAGTGTTATTACACTTTTTACTGAAAGTTGTGGTCATTGAATAACATGCTTTAGCAATACCACATCGGTACTTAAAGCAGCCTTTGTAGAGACATAGACATGGGGTTTTGAATCAATGGATTTTTATGTTCTGATGAGTTACTAAGAGAGTAGTTGTACAGAACAAATCAAATACATGTACATCTATTGTCTCAAACTTCATTTTAGTTGGAAACTCATTTATATAAAAGCACTTCCCGTAAGTACATTTAACTCTCTAGTCGATGGATATCATATTGATTTGACATTTTGTGGTATGAGCATAGCACGTGTTAATACCATATActgtaagattttttttttttttttttaagttttatatCCACAGTTTTACTTTATTGTTTATTCTCCCATCATATGTTTGAATGTTTTTCTACCTGCTGGAAATGCTTTTTAAGATAGTAGGCACAAATCAGAGATTTCTTTTGTGTTTCTCAGTTACTATAATATTGAGCATCTGTCAGTACGCAAATATGCATGTTTGTGTAAGTATCTACTTTTTGGATCTGTGATGATCCTTATGAACTTTATTTTGACCTGTACTTTCAGATGATCTTATTCTGTTCCCTCCCTTTCAGGATAAAGGAGCTGGTTAGAGGTGATGGACATTCATGCACATTCAAAAGTGTATGGCGATCCAACTACACTAGACTCTATAAATCTAAATGATCTACATCCCAGATCTTGGTTAGTAATACAAACAGATTCAGACCTTTACATtgtaaattaatcaatattgttTGTAATTGACCCTGTTAGGTTCATAGCTAAAATGAATATAATTACTAGTTAAAGAGTTTCAAGGGGAATGCAATTGACACTGATGAATGAACAGTACAAAAATATCAGCTTTTCTGAGTTCCTTAAATTTCTAAATA
Protein-coding regions in this window:
- the LOC133714294 gene encoding uncharacterized protein LOC133714294, whose product is MAQGSGHVTRSSDDTEGRLPTSNAVEEVANNKLHAANYVNSYDVSKGLNAFEAYSNRVLEAVNNACRAQLASEAVQMTTGHPIAEFERLLYYSSPVIHQSPSHTSCHTCCSWNQVDQVGGVSLCRHETPNITLGCLWEWYEKYGSYGLEIRAEEPGSPKKLGADRLAFRAYFVPYLSGIQLFRNGRSTGTGDIDNRLHNHQVLSACWSGEISRKSSSIGSLPIYSLLFSHLDCKEDAVIPPLVNELGIPEAFAKDAPVQSADTTGFSDLEQLLEYFEYEQPQQRRPLYDKIKELVRGDGHSCTFKSVWRSNYTRLYKSK